One window of Microbacterium sediminis genomic DNA carries:
- a CDS encoding alpha/beta hydrolase family protein gives MGFVIARRLTALPGGRVYDLMVHDVIRHRGQVAVVLNRTPRTQAPGLYNLWLEDGGWVRLGAIVDERSTTVTRAVVGMTSDTKLRPGVRASWSGIFYRDPADAGLDALDVVVETPAGSAPAWLIHPSNGPSDRWAIHIHGLGSPRAGTLRGVLVAADVGLTSLVVSYRNDGEGPRVGSGRSTLGATETDDVRAAVRFALSHGARRVVLFGWSMGAAIALQLAVDEEFGDVIERLILDSPVLDWAATVAANCRRAGLPSWFGVFARPWLQNRLLARLVGIEVAVPPRSISGVARAEELAIPLVILHGLEDSSVPHAVARRLATLRPDLVQLETFASDHTMTWNSDPDRWQVVASKAAEIHQRRSRRY, from the coding sequence GTGGGCTTCGTGATCGCGCGACGTCTGACGGCACTGCCCGGCGGGCGCGTGTATGACCTCATGGTGCACGACGTGATTCGACACCGCGGGCAGGTTGCGGTGGTGCTCAACCGCACCCCGCGCACTCAGGCGCCCGGTCTCTACAACCTCTGGCTCGAGGACGGGGGCTGGGTGCGGCTTGGTGCCATCGTTGACGAACGGTCCACGACGGTGACTCGTGCTGTGGTTGGGATGACGTCGGACACCAAGCTGCGCCCGGGTGTGCGGGCGTCCTGGAGCGGCATCTTCTATCGCGATCCCGCCGACGCTGGGCTGGATGCTCTGGATGTCGTCGTGGAGACGCCCGCGGGTTCGGCCCCCGCGTGGCTCATTCACCCGTCCAACGGCCCGAGCGATCGCTGGGCGATCCACATTCACGGGCTGGGAAGCCCGCGCGCCGGCACGTTGCGCGGCGTCCTGGTCGCCGCCGATGTTGGGCTGACGTCACTGGTCGTCTCATACCGCAACGACGGTGAAGGGCCCCGCGTGGGCTCTGGCCGGTCGACACTCGGCGCGACGGAAACCGATGACGTCCGGGCCGCCGTTAGGTTCGCGCTCTCCCACGGCGCTCGTCGCGTCGTGCTGTTCGGATGGTCTATGGGTGCCGCAATCGCGCTCCAACTTGCCGTGGACGAAGAGTTCGGCGACGTCATCGAGAGACTGATTCTTGACTCACCTGTGCTCGACTGGGCGGCGACGGTCGCCGCGAACTGTCGCCGCGCCGGGCTGCCGTCCTGGTTCGGCGTGTTCGCACGCCCTTGGCTGCAGAACCGACTCCTCGCTCGGCTGGTCGGGATCGAGGTCGCTGTTCCGCCGCGGAGCATCAGCGGGGTGGCCCGAGCCGAGGAACTCGCTATTCCACTGGTCATCCTTCACGGGTTGGAGGACTCGTCGGTTCCGCACGCGGTTGCGCGTCGCCTCGCGACGCTCCGTCCAGACCTCGTCCAGCTCGAGACGTTTGCGTCAGATCACACTATGACCTGGAACTCCGACCCCGACCGCTGGCAGGTCGTCGCGTCGAAGGCGGCCGAGATCCACCAGCGGCGCAGCCGTCGATACTAG
- a CDS encoding HEPN domain-containing protein — protein sequence MSGGRYVDHRAEVLKRLVEIDEVVRRANDQSDLIDQAYLMQLAVIKLSGHVEYCVGRMIAGYLEEHSSHRVLAFSKRQAERITNLNPAKLEQLVGGFDPDWQRALTDFLNTDENRQSLGNLIGARHKLAHGGATRATAPILAEYRKVANATVNLLFDLFLPVNS from the coding sequence ATGAGCGGTGGGCGATACGTCGATCATCGCGCCGAGGTTCTGAAGCGGCTCGTGGAAATCGACGAAGTCGTGAGGCGCGCTAACGACCAAAGCGATCTCATCGACCAGGCGTACCTGATGCAGCTCGCGGTGATCAAGCTGAGCGGACACGTCGAGTACTGCGTTGGGCGCATGATCGCGGGCTATCTCGAGGAGCACTCGAGCCATCGTGTGCTGGCTTTCTCAAAGCGGCAGGCCGAACGGATCACGAACCTGAATCCCGCGAAGCTAGAGCAGCTGGTCGGCGGGTTCGATCCAGACTGGCAGAGGGCTCTCACAGACTTCCTCAACACCGACGAAAACCGTCAATCACTCGGCAACCTCATCGGTGCACGCCACAAGCTGGCCCATGGTGGGGCGACTCGCGCCACGGCGCCGATCCTCGCGGAGTATCGCAAAGTCGCGAATGCAACGGTCAACCTACTCTTCGACCTGTTCCTACCGGTGAACTCCTAG
- a CDS encoding IS256 family transposase: protein MALDQSALLELLGELKLTGTTDRIRAATERLYQELIDAETAAFIGAAPYERTSERTTTRNGSRPRVLSTTAGDLELRIPKLRQGSFFPSLLERRRRVDQALFAVVMEAYLHGVSTRKVDDLVKALGADTGISKSEVSRICQGLDAEVASFRDRSLSDIAYPYVFLDATYCKVRIDHRVVSQAVVVAIGVAADGRRVVLGFDVGDSETEEFWKQFLRSLKTRGLGGVKLVISDAHAGLKKAAATVLQGAAWQRCRVHFMRNVLTALPKGRQEMVASVIRTIFAQPDAEHIDAQFDEVVRMIERVHPKTAVMLTDARDDILAFKAFPARHWRQIWSTNPLERLNREIKRRTDVVGVFPNNAALLRLAGSVLVEQHDEWEAADRRYFSEASMTELTATTPTIDEAVILPEITAA, encoded by the coding sequence ATGGCTCTTGACCAGTCTGCCCTCCTCGAGCTGCTCGGGGAACTGAAGCTCACCGGCACCACCGACCGCATCCGAGCCGCGACCGAGCGGCTCTACCAGGAGCTGATCGACGCGGAGACAGCCGCATTCATCGGCGCCGCCCCCTACGAGCGCACGAGCGAGCGCACGACTACCCGCAACGGTTCCCGGCCGCGGGTGCTGTCGACCACGGCTGGGGATCTGGAGTTGCGGATCCCGAAGTTGCGGCAGGGGTCGTTCTTCCCGTCGCTGCTGGAGCGGCGCCGCCGGGTCGACCAAGCCTTGTTCGCGGTCGTGATGGAGGCCTACCTCCACGGCGTCTCAACCCGGAAGGTCGATGACCTCGTCAAAGCGCTCGGCGCTGACACTGGCATCTCGAAGTCCGAGGTGTCCCGCATCTGCCAAGGGCTCGACGCCGAGGTCGCATCGTTCCGCGACCGCTCGCTGTCTGACATCGCCTACCCCTACGTGTTCCTCGACGCGACCTACTGCAAGGTCCGCATCGACCACCGTGTCGTGTCCCAGGCGGTCGTCGTCGCGATCGGCGTCGCCGCTGACGGGCGGCGGGTCGTGCTGGGCTTCGATGTCGGAGACAGCGAGACCGAGGAGTTCTGGAAGCAGTTCCTGCGCTCGTTGAAGACACGAGGTCTGGGCGGGGTGAAGCTGGTGATCTCCGACGCCCACGCCGGACTGAAGAAGGCCGCAGCGACCGTGTTGCAGGGCGCCGCCTGGCAGCGCTGCCGCGTCCACTTCATGCGCAACGTCCTGACCGCCCTCCCGAAGGGCCGGCAGGAGATGGTCGCCAGCGTGATCCGCACGATCTTCGCCCAACCCGACGCCGAGCACATCGATGCCCAGTTCGACGAAGTCGTGCGCATGATCGAGCGCGTCCACCCCAAGACCGCCGTGATGCTCACCGACGCCCGTGACGACATCCTCGCGTTCAAAGCGTTCCCCGCCCGGCATTGGCGACAGATCTGGTCCACGAACCCGCTGGAACGCCTCAATCGGGAGATCAAGCGCCGCACCGACGTCGTTGGCGTGTTCCCGAACAACGCCGCCCTGCTCCGCCTGGCCGGCTCCGTCCTCGTCGAGCAACACGACGAATGGGAAGCCGCCGACCGCCGCTACTTCTCCGAAGCCTCCATGACCGAGCTCACCGCGACCACCCCCACCATCGACGAGGCGGTGATACTCCCCGAGATCACCGCCGCCTAA
- a CDS encoding DUF262 domain-containing protein, with protein sequence MTTDAHGNLDDSAPQPNDVSSDDLVNVDDVLDVDESEAAARNTAPLTYFGTEFDVHGLVRRFNAEAIIVPAFDPQVELPDPKAQGFQRRRVWSRNQMDRFIESLLLGFPVPGIFLVEQPGKKYLVLDGQQRLTTLAAFFGDRFKLANVEDKFKGLTYSGLTDEQRRALDDTFIQAVIIRSPASVDEYESVYQIFERLNSGGTNLQPHEIRVALYGGTTVDAIRELNNGSDWRALYGAKNARLKDQELILRVLALSESSDEYSAPLKSFLNDFLGNHRKGEGIDLVALKQRFRSSAQVLNKALGRRAFRLGTQVNAAILDSVFVGVMARLGGSDWEAIDTSSWLEAYESLIADEEYLQAVTKATANEESVSTRGRVRLSGGLSLRCDDQLSLV encoded by the coding sequence GTGACCACGGACGCGCACGGCAACCTGGACGACTCGGCCCCTCAACCCAACGACGTCAGCTCAGACGATCTCGTCAACGTCGATGACGTCCTGGACGTCGACGAGTCCGAGGCTGCTGCTCGGAACACTGCACCGCTAACTTATTTCGGCACGGAGTTCGACGTGCATGGGCTGGTGCGCAGGTTCAACGCCGAAGCGATCATCGTTCCGGCCTTCGATCCGCAGGTGGAGCTGCCTGATCCCAAAGCGCAAGGCTTCCAGCGACGACGCGTCTGGAGCCGGAACCAGATGGACCGGTTCATCGAGTCATTGCTGCTGGGGTTCCCGGTACCAGGCATCTTCCTCGTAGAGCAGCCCGGGAAAAAGTACCTTGTGCTGGACGGCCAGCAGCGACTGACGACGCTCGCAGCCTTCTTTGGTGACAGGTTCAAGCTTGCGAACGTGGAGGACAAGTTCAAGGGTCTGACATACTCCGGGCTCACAGACGAGCAGCGGCGCGCGCTCGACGACACATTCATCCAGGCCGTGATCATCCGCTCGCCCGCTTCCGTCGACGAGTACGAGAGCGTTTATCAGATCTTCGAGCGGCTGAACTCGGGCGGTACAAACCTGCAGCCTCACGAGATTCGTGTGGCGCTGTACGGCGGGACTACCGTGGACGCCATCCGCGAGCTAAACAACGGCAGCGATTGGCGCGCGCTGTATGGTGCTAAGAACGCGAGACTCAAAGACCAGGAGCTAATCCTCCGCGTACTCGCTCTCAGCGAATCCTCGGACGAGTACTCGGCGCCGCTGAAGAGCTTCCTCAACGACTTCCTCGGCAACCATCGCAAGGGAGAGGGGATCGATCTCGTTGCGTTGAAGCAACGGTTCAGGTCAAGCGCCCAGGTCCTCAATAAGGCGCTCGGACGGCGCGCCTTCCGTCTTGGCACTCAGGTGAATGCGGCAATCCTCGACTCGGTGTTCGTTGGCGTCATGGCGAGACTCGGAGGATCGGACTGGGAGGCTATCGACACGAGCTCCTGGCTCGAAGCGTATGAGTCGTTGATCGCTGACGAGGAGTACCTCCAAGCGGTCACCAAGGCGACCGCGAACGAAGAGTCGGTCTCGACACGGGGCCGCGTCCGTTTGAGTGGTGGTCTTTCGCTTCGTTGCGATGATCAGCTGTCGTTAGTTTAG
- a CDS encoding ATPase: MPTWPVISARIDADGSGVLTMNGTEHPIDTTSAENARREVVRFCADTAQKLQRPVRVTVEEPDSTWPLIVHPDGKVDAVDETDDADFPDDDTNEATPVIEAVPGMTAPADDAEPAGPRRTSHVPVVADDASAEAPAATPEDIEPIRTPAADPAPEPAAAPTPMPMPLPTQTPPVAMPAARQISPQSRRSFIAPERLEEPATRGFRGALSRMGVKVSPGAAERAEREDQAAVSQHFPGPRTIAVVNGKGGANKTPTTILTSAVFARYGGAGVLAWDNNQTRGTLGWRTEQGPHDATLHDLLPETERLLSTNAQSSELARYVHHQTRDKYDVLRSQPMVLASQQRVSSDDVDRIHAVAAKYYRIIVMDSGNDESDPMWLRMIDHTDQLVVATSSRAEHAEAGALLLEALAERDERSAALASNAVTVVSQSDEKATAAEIRRIEDGYRDLVREVVRIPYDPAMGAAQLHYRALRPETQRAWLAATAAIARGLAK; this comes from the coding sequence GTGCCCACCTGGCCTGTGATCTCGGCACGCATCGACGCCGACGGCAGCGGCGTGCTCACGATGAACGGCACGGAGCACCCCATCGACACCACCTCCGCCGAGAACGCCCGCCGCGAGGTCGTGCGGTTCTGCGCCGACACCGCCCAGAAGCTGCAGCGACCCGTGCGCGTGACGGTCGAGGAGCCGGACTCCACCTGGCCGCTGATCGTCCACCCCGACGGCAAGGTCGACGCCGTGGACGAGACGGACGACGCGGACTTCCCCGACGACGACACGAATGAGGCCACGCCCGTGATCGAGGCCGTACCCGGCATGACCGCCCCCGCCGACGACGCCGAGCCCGCCGGACCCCGCCGCACGAGCCACGTGCCCGTCGTCGCCGACGACGCGTCCGCCGAGGCCCCGGCCGCCACGCCCGAGGACATCGAGCCGATCCGCACCCCGGCCGCCGATCCCGCCCCCGAGCCGGCCGCGGCGCCGACCCCGATGCCGATGCCCCTGCCGACGCAGACTCCCCCGGTCGCGATGCCCGCCGCCCGCCAGATCTCGCCGCAGTCGCGCCGCTCGTTCATCGCGCCCGAGCGCCTCGAGGAGCCGGCCACGCGCGGCTTCCGCGGCGCGCTGAGCCGCATGGGCGTGAAGGTGTCGCCCGGCGCGGCCGAGCGGGCCGAGCGCGAGGATCAGGCCGCGGTCTCGCAGCACTTCCCCGGCCCGCGCACGATCGCCGTCGTCAACGGCAAGGGCGGCGCGAACAAGACGCCCACGACGATCCTGACCTCGGCCGTCTTCGCCCGCTACGGCGGCGCGGGCGTGCTCGCCTGGGACAACAACCAGACCCGCGGCACGCTGGGCTGGCGCACCGAGCAGGGCCCGCACGACGCGACCCTGCACGATCTGCTGCCCGAGACCGAGCGCCTGCTGTCGACCAACGCGCAGTCGTCCGAGCTCGCCCGCTACGTGCACCACCAGACCCGCGACAAGTACGACGTGCTCCGCTCGCAGCCGATGGTTCTCGCCAGCCAGCAGCGTGTCTCGTCGGACGACGTCGACCGGATCCACGCCGTCGCCGCCAAGTACTACCGGATCATCGTGATGGACTCGGGCAACGACGAGTCCGATCCGATGTGGCTGCGGATGATCGACCACACCGATCAGCTCGTCGTCGCGACCTCGTCGCGCGCCGAGCACGCCGAGGCCGGTGCGCTGCTGCTCGAGGCCCTCGCCGAGCGCGACGAGCGCTCCGCGGCGCTCGCGAGCAACGCGGTCACGGTCGTGAGCCAGTCGGACGAGAAGGCCACGGCGGCCGAGATCCGCCGGATCGAGGACGGCTACCGCGACCTGGTGCGCGAGGTCGTGCGCATCCCCTACGACCCGGCCATGGGCGCCGCGCAGCTGCACTACCGGGCGCTGCGGCCCGAGACCCAGCGCGCCTGGCTCGCCGCGACGGCCGCGATCGCCCGCGGCCTCGCGAAGTAA
- a CDS encoding glyceraldehyde-3-phosphate dehydrogenase gives MIPLIGRLYREHGIVPSIHGRRLINSSPIDILKAHRFARLTSDEVLNPAKTLAVLETLESLSLGSASIDIARLVSRFDEQGGSYEGDALADFLRSELAEVVGAEAPKPTDVVLYGFGRIGRLVARILIAHAGKGSGLRLRAIVVRKGGDSDLKKRASLLRRDSVHGSFQGSIEVDEESQTILANGTLIQVIYSDDPASIDYTQYGIDDAIVVDNTGRWRDEEGLGQHLRSKGVARVLLTAPGKGDIKNIVYGINSDEIEPGDTILSAASCTTNAITPVLAALDEAYGVDRGHVETVHSFTNDQNLIDNFHKGDRRGRAATLNMVITETGAAKAVAKALPQLKGRLTGSAIRVPTPDVSLAILNLTLRRAVTKDEINAYLRQTSLTSPLRQQIDYIESPEVVSTDFVGNNRAGIVDGLATIANGDESVVLYVWYDNEFGYSCQVVRVIEKMAGAHPIILPEREPVRVEAVPASVEAAV, from the coding sequence ATGATCCCCCTCATCGGACGCCTGTATCGCGAGCACGGCATCGTCCCCTCGATCCACGGCCGCCGTCTCATCAACAGCTCGCCGATCGACATCCTCAAGGCCCACCGGTTCGCCCGCCTCACGAGCGACGAGGTGCTCAACCCGGCCAAGACCCTCGCGGTGCTCGAGACGCTCGAGAGCCTGAGCCTCGGATCGGCGTCCATCGACATCGCCCGCCTGGTCTCGCGCTTCGACGAGCAGGGCGGCTCGTACGAGGGCGACGCGCTCGCCGACTTCCTGCGGTCGGAGCTGGCCGAGGTCGTCGGCGCCGAGGCGCCGAAGCCCACCGACGTGGTGCTCTACGGCTTCGGGCGCATCGGCCGCCTCGTCGCGCGCATCCTCATCGCCCACGCGGGCAAGGGCTCGGGCCTGCGGCTGCGCGCGATCGTCGTGCGCAAGGGCGGCGACAGCGACCTCAAGAAGCGCGCGAGCCTGCTGCGCCGCGACTCGGTGCACGGCTCGTTCCAGGGATCGATCGAGGTCGACGAGGAGTCGCAGACGATTCTCGCCAACGGCACCCTCATCCAGGTGATCTACTCGGACGACCCCGCGTCGATCGACTACACGCAGTACGGCATCGACGACGCGATCGTCGTGGACAACACCGGCCGCTGGCGCGACGAGGAGGGGCTGGGCCAGCATCTGCGCTCGAAGGGCGTCGCGCGCGTGCTGCTCACCGCGCCGGGCAAGGGCGACATCAAGAACATCGTCTACGGCATCAACAGCGACGAGATCGAGCCCGGCGACACGATCCTCTCGGCCGCCTCGTGCACGACGAACGCGATCACCCCCGTCCTGGCCGCCCTCGACGAGGCGTACGGCGTCGACCGCGGGCACGTCGAGACGGTGCACTCGTTCACCAACGATCAGAACCTCATCGACAACTTCCACAAGGGCGATCGCCGCGGCCGCGCCGCCACCCTCAACATGGTCATCACCGAGACCGGCGCCGCCAAGGCCGTGGCCAAGGCGCTGCCCCAGCTGAAGGGCAGGCTCACGGGATCGGCGATCCGCGTGCCCACGCCCGACGTCTCGCTGGCGATCCTCAACCTGACGCTGCGCCGCGCCGTGACCAAGGACGAGATCAACGCCTACCTGCGCCAGACCTCGCTGACCTCGCCGCTGCGCCAGCAGATCGACTACATCGAATCGCCCGAGGTCGTCTCCACCGACTTCGTCGGCAACAACCGGGCGGGCATCGTCGACGGCCTCGCCACGATCGCGAACGGCGACGAGAGCGTCGTGCTCTACGTCTGGTACGACAACGAGTTCGGCTACTCGTGCCAGGTGGTGCGGGTCATCGAGAAGATGGCCGGCGCGCACCCGATCATCCTCCCCGAGCGCGAGCCGGTGCGCGTCGAGGCGGTGCCGGCCTCGGTCGAGGCCGCGGTCTGA
- a CDS encoding asparagine synthase: MGRNADAIGEGVAIALAAARLQVKNRILVSTIAAGSNFDPDLFTPAAREALERLADEAEQSAEAAMAARKRAWGRHSQPHGTHDYRDRDVRNLRRRAKQSEGVAKQLREKAADARELRALVAAARDAAWHDVELNLDRRLTIEAMRPDEDPDYERMRDARMQALRLVDLQRLAADTRARRKAAKAAAKSAEPA; this comes from the coding sequence GTGGGACGCAATGCCGATGCCATCGGAGAGGGCGTGGCGATCGCCCTGGCCGCGGCGCGCCTGCAGGTGAAGAACCGGATCCTCGTCAGCACGATCGCGGCCGGCTCGAACTTCGACCCCGACCTGTTCACCCCGGCCGCCCGCGAGGCGCTCGAGCGGCTGGCCGACGAGGCCGAGCAATCGGCCGAGGCCGCCATGGCCGCCCGCAAGCGCGCCTGGGGCCGCCACTCGCAGCCGCACGGCACGCACGACTACCGTGACCGCGACGTGCGCAACCTCCGCCGCCGCGCCAAGCAGTCCGAGGGCGTCGCCAAGCAGCTGCGCGAGAAGGCCGCCGACGCGCGCGAGCTGCGGGCGCTCGTGGCCGCCGCGCGCGATGCCGCCTGGCACGACGTGGAGCTCAACCTGGATCGCCGGCTCACGATCGAGGCGATGCGCCCCGACGAGGACCCGGATTACGAGCGCATGCGCGACGCGCGCATGCAGGCGCTGCGCCTGGTCGACCTGCAGCGGCTCGCGGCCGACACCCGTGCCCGCCGCAAGGCCGCCAAGGCCGCGGCGAAGAGCGCGGAGCCGGCCTGA
- a CDS encoding MarR family winged helix-turn-helix transcriptional regulator, translating into MVDRRLAVEAWENLFRAQHEIFERISGDFDDTDLSQPEYDVLLTVTRAPRHTARLRDVTANMLISQPSVSRLVDRMVSRGLLTKCADPEDGRGSLVTATEAGKRAFRAIAAQHGKHIVERMQALDDDELATLKALTQKLRDAL; encoded by the coding sequence ATGGTCGATCGCAGGCTCGCCGTGGAGGCGTGGGAGAACCTCTTCCGCGCGCAGCACGAGATCTTCGAGCGCATCTCGGGCGACTTCGACGACACGGACCTCAGCCAGCCGGAGTACGACGTGCTGCTCACGGTGACGCGTGCCCCGCGTCACACCGCGCGGCTGCGCGACGTCACGGCCAATATGCTCATCAGCCAGCCGAGCGTGTCGCGCCTGGTGGACCGGATGGTCTCGCGCGGCCTGCTCACCAAGTGCGCCGATCCCGAGGACGGCCGCGGCTCGCTCGTGACCGCCACGGAGGCCGGCAAGCGCGCCTTCCGCGCGATCGCGGCCCAGCACGGCAAGCACATCGTCGAGCGGATGCAGGCGCTCGACGACGACGAGCTCGCGACGCTCAAGGCGCTCACGCAGAAGCTCCGCGACGCGCTCTGA
- a CDS encoding DUF2207 domain-containing protein, with translation MSRIGGVFRRIGAGIGLGAAIALSLALPAGAAEPAGTAAAAPGIVRADVEDFTFSSVHVDYLLSRDDEGVGTATVTETFVADFPPAQNRGMVRGIPTGYLGAPTNPEVISVTDEDGDPRPYETDTEDGLLRVTSAVPEGEYAEGSQTYVFTYRVDNVARAMDNGVDEFFWDVFTTDAPQPVGSFTARIEVDPELADALTGDAACYVGGAGSEDRCDMPRAGAAFETAPVALDPHEGVTVAIGFEPGTFTSFDASFLASPWGWAQSAAAVGAVGTAAWAGVVRRRRLRDDPGRPTIIAEYEPPAGVDALTAAVLLGKSGRAIPAEILEQAVGGSLRIVEERGLLRPKLAAELVDPGRADENGLRVLKGLFGKDLPIGKTFTFGKSSSRFARAAQKLIERTGAQITREWKRRVPAGVVLVPAVLGLILGGATFAFGIVAMIQFVTWFPTVPLIALGFALIFVTIILVTRRPLNATGAEVRDHLRGLEEFIGWAEEDRIRMLQSPEGAERAPVDTTSPQQMLVLYERLLPFAVVFGQEKDWAERLAVMYGSDSPTWWAGSGAFNAAAFSSGMGSLTASAASSSTASSSGGSTGGGSVGGGGGGGSVGGV, from the coding sequence GTGAGCCGCATCGGGGGAGTGTTTCGCAGGATCGGCGCCGGGATAGGGCTCGGGGCGGCGATCGCGCTGTCCCTGGCGCTGCCGGCGGGGGCGGCCGAGCCGGCGGGAACGGCCGCGGCGGCGCCCGGCATCGTGCGCGCCGATGTGGAGGACTTCACCTTCTCGAGCGTGCACGTGGACTACCTGCTCTCGCGCGATGACGAGGGCGTGGGCACCGCGACGGTGACCGAGACGTTCGTCGCGGACTTCCCTCCCGCGCAGAACCGCGGCATGGTGCGCGGCATCCCGACCGGCTACCTCGGCGCGCCCACGAACCCCGAGGTGATCTCGGTCACCGACGAGGACGGCGATCCCCGCCCGTACGAGACCGACACCGAGGACGGCCTGCTGCGCGTGACGTCCGCGGTGCCGGAGGGGGAGTACGCGGAGGGATCGCAGACCTACGTGTTCACCTACCGGGTGGACAACGTCGCGCGCGCCATGGACAACGGCGTCGACGAGTTCTTCTGGGACGTCTTCACCACCGATGCACCGCAGCCGGTCGGATCGTTCACGGCGCGCATTGAGGTGGATCCCGAGCTCGCCGACGCGCTCACCGGCGACGCCGCCTGCTACGTGGGCGGTGCCGGCAGCGAGGACCGCTGCGACATGCCGCGTGCGGGTGCGGCGTTCGAGACGGCGCCGGTGGCGCTCGATCCGCACGAGGGCGTCACGGTGGCGATCGGGTTCGAGCCGGGCACCTTCACGAGCTTCGACGCGTCGTTCCTCGCCTCGCCGTGGGGCTGGGCGCAGTCGGCCGCCGCCGTGGGCGCCGTCGGCACGGCCGCGTGGGCGGGCGTCGTGCGCCGCCGCCGGTTGCGCGATGACCCCGGGCGGCCCACGATCATCGCCGAGTACGAGCCGCCGGCCGGCGTGGACGCGCTCACCGCCGCCGTGCTGCTCGGCAAGTCGGGCCGGGCGATCCCCGCCGAGATCCTCGAGCAGGCGGTGGGCGGCTCGCTGCGCATCGTCGAGGAGCGCGGCCTGCTGCGCCCGAAGCTCGCGGCCGAGCTGGTCGATCCCGGCAGGGCCGACGAGAACGGGCTGCGGGTGCTGAAGGGCCTGTTCGGCAAGGATCTGCCGATCGGCAAGACGTTCACCTTCGGCAAGTCGAGCTCGCGCTTCGCCCGTGCGGCGCAGAAGCTGATCGAGCGTACGGGCGCGCAGATCACGCGGGAGTGGAAGCGGCGCGTGCCCGCGGGGGTGGTGCTCGTCCCGGCCGTGCTCGGGCTGATTCTCGGCGGGGCGACCTTCGCGTTCGGGATCGTGGCGATGATCCAGTTCGTCACGTGGTTCCCGACGGTGCCGCTGATCGCCCTGGGCTTCGCGCTGATCTTCGTGACGATCATCCTCGTGACGCGCCGACCGCTGAACGCCACCGGCGCCGAGGTGCGCGATCACCTCAGGGGGCTCGAGGAGTTCATCGGCTGGGCCGAGGAGGACCGGATCCGCATGCTGCAGTCGCCCGAGGGCGCCGAGCGTGCCCCGGTCGACACGACGTCGCCGCAGCAGATGCTCGTGCTCTACGAGCGGCTGCTGCCGTTCGCCGTGGTGTTCGGGCAGGAGAAGGACTGGGCCGAGCGCCTGGCGGTGATGTACGGCTCGGACTCGCCCACGTGGTGGGCCGGCTCGGGGGCCTTCAACGCGGCGGCGTTCTCGAGCGGGATGGGCAGCCTCACCGCGAGCGCCGCGTCGAGCAGCACGGCGAGCAGCTCCGGCGGCTCCACGGGCGGCGGCTCGGTGGGCGGCGGGGGCGGCGGCGGATCCGTCGGCGGGGTGTGA
- a CDS encoding NAD-dependent epimerase/dehydratase family protein, which translates to MADTILVTGITGYIGGYVAAEALRRGWRVRGSLRDRARADEVREAIRAAGQDPSGVELVELDLLRDDGWEGAVDGCRFVLHVASPFLTQRPAHADDLIAPAVEGTRRAVTTALRAGAERVVVTSSVAAVQQGHRVAGRPYGPEDWTDTASREVTVYARSKTLAEREAWSIADRLDARGRLAVINPGTVLGPLLTDDKGTSVDVLARLLSGAMPVVPDLHLPWVDVRDIAEAHVAALTSPVAAGRRTIVASDSLSLIEIARIVRERVPEATAALPSRSLRGAALRLASLVVRDLRDNRPFLATPRRFDQSGAEALLGHPLRPIPEAVEDTVRSLLDRGLLA; encoded by the coding sequence ATGGCGGACACGATCCTGGTGACGGGCATCACGGGCTACATCGGCGGGTACGTGGCGGCCGAGGCGCTGCGCCGCGGGTGGCGCGTGCGCGGCAGCCTGCGCGATCGGGCGCGCGCGGACGAGGTGCGCGAAGCCATCCGCGCCGCGGGGCAAGACCCCTCGGGGGTCGAGCTGGTGGAGCTCGACCTGCTGCGCGACGACGGCTGGGAGGGCGCGGTCGACGGGTGTCGCTTCGTGCTGCACGTCGCCTCCCCGTTCCTCACCCAGCGCCCCGCTCACGCCGACGACCTCATTGCGCCGGCCGTGGAGGGCACCCGGCGCGCGGTCACGACCGCCCTGCGGGCCGGTGCGGAGCGGGTGGTGGTGACGTCGTCGGTCGCGGCCGTCCAGCAGGGGCACCGCGTGGCGGGGCGCCCCTACGGGCCCGAGGACTGGACCGACACGGCGTCTCGCGAGGTCACGGTGTACGCGCGCTCCAAGACCCTCGCCGAGCGCGAGGCCTGGTCGATCGCCGACCGACTCGACGCGCGCGGCCGGCTGGCGGTGATCAACCCCGGCACCGTGCTCGGCCCGCTCCTGACGGACGACAAGGGCACCTCGGTCGACGTGCTCGCCCGGCTGCTGTCGGGGGCGATGCCCGTGGTGCCCGATCTGCACCTGCCGTGGGTCGACGTGCGCGACATCGCCGAGGCCCATGTCGCCGCCCTGACGAGCCCCGTCGCCGCGGGGCGCCGCACGATCGTCGCCAGCGACTCGCTCTCGCTCATCGAGATCGCCCGGATCGTGCGCGAGCGCGTGCCCGAGGCGACCGCGGCCCTGCCCTCCCGGTCGCTGCGAGGTGCGGCGCTGCGCCTGGCCTCGCTCGTGGTGCGCGATCTGCGGGACAACCGGCCGTTCCTCGCCACCCCGCGGCGTTTCGATCAGTCGGGCGCCGAGGCGCTCCTCGGGCACCCGCTCCGGCCCATCCCGGAGGCCGTGGAGGACACCGTGCGCAGCCTTCTCGACCGCGGGCTCCTGGCCTGA